The Gimesia chilikensis nucleotide sequence GCTGAAACGCACTCCTAATGCAATTTATAAAATTATGCGTCGCGCGCATGAGCTGCTTTTGAGCTGCATTCAGCGTCGCCTGAATTCAGGAGATCTGTTCTGATGCTGTCTCCCCAGGAACAGGAAGAATTGATGCACCTCTGCTGGGAATACCAGTACGGTTCACTCAATCCACGACAGGCAGCAAGGCTGGAAAAAATGGTGCTCAGCCACGACGCTGCCCGCGACCTCTTCGTGCAGTATGCGGGCATGTGTGCCAATCTGGAATGGGAAGGAATTGTCGATCCTGGCCCGCTGGGGCGATCGACTACATACGATCCACTCCCCTCCGGAGAATTGCGCACGATCCCCGACTACCTCCCGGAAAAACAGGGAAACCGGAAATGGACGCTCCTACTCAGTTCGGCCACGCTTCTCGCATTTTGCCTGCTGGGAGTTGCCTACCTGGTTTATTCCCAAGCGATCCTCCAGAATCCTCTGGCATACCAGGCACAAATCATCCGGCTCCAGGAGGCACACTGGGCGACAGGCAAGCGAAACTGGCTGCAGAATCAACGCCTGCGCACCGGCGATCAGCTTCAACTGGATCATGGTCTTGTCGAACTGGAAACAGTTTCCGGCGCCCGGATTATTCTCAAAGGCCCTGCTCGACTGAATTCAATCGGCTCTGATCAGTTCCGTTTAAACCAGGGCCATCTGTTTGCACATGTGCCTCCCGCAGCCCGAGGCCTCACCGTTGAAACTCCCACTTCGCGCGTAATCGACCTGGGAACCCGTTTCGGCCTGGTTGTCAATCCGTCCCATGAAACCGAAGTGCATGTCATCCAGGGACTCGTCCGGCTTAACCTGCTTGACGCAGCTCGTGAAATCACTGAGACACAGGATCTGACCGAAAACACTGCTGTTCGGGTACAACCTGAATCGGAAACGATTACCCGAATTGAAGCTTCACCCGAATTCTTCGTACAGGACCTGGCCAGAAACGAACCCCGGCTCGTTGCCCACTGGAAACTCAATGAACCAGAATCATCCGTCACGGCACGCGACTCGGGAGATTCCCACCTGGATCTGAATGTGATGGCTGAAACGGGACTGTCTCCCTTTACAAACAAACCGGCGCCACAAAACACTTCAACTGCAGCCGGACCATTTCAATCACAGTTACATAAACTGTTTCGCACGCTGAATACCACCGAAGCAGAACTGTTCGATCTCAAGCGTTTCACAATCACGCTCTGGGCACGCAACCCCAGCCGCGATCGCCAGGGAGACTCCGACACCCTGTTTCATTATCGTAATACCCGTCTGCACAGTACCTCTCAATTCAACCTGTACTCCGACAGCACCACAGGCAGACTGGGCTTTGGTTTTCTGGATGCGGCAAACCAATATCATTCCTGGCAAACCAATCAGGATATCCGCTGGGACCAAGATCGCTGGTACCGGATTGTCTTCACCTACGATGCCAACACCGCAGCTCCGAACGACAGTATTGTGACGTATACCCGCACTCCTGAATTTGCTTCAACCCCCGATTTGCAGCAGACATTTACCAATATTAAAGACATTCTTCCCCTCTCACCGGGGGGAGTTCTGGCGGTGGGAGGCTCCACGCTTTCCGACATCTCCCGGCACTGGGGAGGCGAGATTGCCGATGTGCGATTTATCCAAGGCATCCCCGACCGCTTCTTAAATTCTCAGGCACAACCAGCGTTGATCGCAGATCCATAACGGTCGAGAACGGTTCTCGCCTGGCCTTTTTTTATTTTTTAATCGAAGCAGGAATCAAATGAAATCAACAGAATCCAGACGCGGCTTTACGCTCATTGAGCTGCTGGTCGTCATCGCCATTATTGCTATTTTAATCGCACTGCTCCTGCCCGCAGTCCAGCAGGCGCGTGAGGCTGCTCGACGCAGCACCTGCAAAAACAATCTCAAGCAGATGGGATTGGCGCTACACAATTACCATTCAACACACGGTATGTTTCCCGCCAGCCGAATCGGTCCCTATCAAAGCACCTGCACGACCTGTGGGCCGGACTCCCGCTTCAGCACTTACGTCCCTTTACTTCCCTACCTGGACCAGGCCCCCCTCTACGAACAGATCACAGGTAACCTGGGATCGACGTCCTATGTCTGGAACACAGGGTTTTCAGCTTACAAAACCAAACTGGCTATTATCATGTGCCCGTCCGATGTCGATACAGGCGACATCACTCCATTGGGTCAACATAATTACCTGTTCTCGGTAGGCGATCAATACAGCAATCTCGAAACGAATTCATCCGGTGCTCTGCGAGGCGTATTTGGGTTCCGGACCAGTGTCCGCATGCGGGATATCATTGACGGTACCAGCAACACGGCAATGGTCTCAGAGTGTGTGCGTCCCCCCGGAGCGGGCTCCCTGACACCGGCCAACACGTTCGGCACCAACTCCACCAGCAACACCACGAACCCATCTGCCTGCCGAGCCAGCTTTGTAAACGGTGCTTTTACCACCGGACTGCTGGACCGAAACCGCTCCCTGGGTACGCGCTGGACCGATGGTCGTGCAGGCTACATCAACTTTAATACCATCCTGCCTCCCAATTCGCCGGTCTGTAATGGACAGACAACTTCGGGAATTTTACCTCCCTCCAGTCGACATGAAGGGGGCGTCCACTTACTGATGGGAGATGGCGCGGTTCGCTTTATCAGCGAGAACATCGACACCGGTAATATTGCTGCATCACAGGTCACTTCAGGTAAAAGCCCCTACGGTATCTGGGGCGCACTGGGTTCCAAGAATGGAGGAGAGACAGTAGGGGAATTCTAACAACTCTACTGCTGTTGAACTGTGAACAGGGGAGGAACCTGCCCCGGTTTCTCCCCCCTGCTGCCTCGAATCAATTCTGGTCTGAAGGATAAATATTCAATGCGTTACTCCGTTCTGCCGCTCCTGTTACTT carries:
- a CDS encoding FecR domain-containing protein, with protein sequence MLSPQEQEELMHLCWEYQYGSLNPRQAARLEKMVLSHDAARDLFVQYAGMCANLEWEGIVDPGPLGRSTTYDPLPSGELRTIPDYLPEKQGNRKWTLLLSSATLLAFCLLGVAYLVYSQAILQNPLAYQAQIIRLQEAHWATGKRNWLQNQRLRTGDQLQLDHGLVELETVSGARIILKGPARLNSIGSDQFRLNQGHLFAHVPPAARGLTVETPTSRVIDLGTRFGLVVNPSHETEVHVIQGLVRLNLLDAAREITETQDLTENTAVRVQPESETITRIEASPEFFVQDLARNEPRLVAHWKLNEPESSVTARDSGDSHLDLNVMAETGLSPFTNKPAPQNTSTAAGPFQSQLHKLFRTLNTTEAELFDLKRFTITLWARNPSRDRQGDSDTLFHYRNTRLHSTSQFNLYSDSTTGRLGFGFLDAANQYHSWQTNQDIRWDQDRWYRIVFTYDANTAAPNDSIVTYTRTPEFASTPDLQQTFTNIKDILPLSPGGVLAVGGSTLSDISRHWGGEIADVRFIQGIPDRFLNSQAQPALIADP
- a CDS encoding DUF1559 domain-containing protein — its product is MKSTESRRGFTLIELLVVIAIIAILIALLLPAVQQAREAARRSTCKNNLKQMGLALHNYHSTHGMFPASRIGPYQSTCTTCGPDSRFSTYVPLLPYLDQAPLYEQITGNLGSTSYVWNTGFSAYKTKLAIIMCPSDVDTGDITPLGQHNYLFSVGDQYSNLETNSSGALRGVFGFRTSVRMRDIIDGTSNTAMVSECVRPPGAGSLTPANTFGTNSTSNTTNPSACRASFVNGAFTTGLLDRNRSLGTRWTDGRAGYINFNTILPPNSPVCNGQTTSGILPPSSRHEGGVHLLMGDGAVRFISENIDTGNIAASQVTSGKSPYGIWGALGSKNGGETVGEF